One Ochotona princeps isolate mOchPri1 chromosome 29, mOchPri1.hap1, whole genome shotgun sequence genomic region harbors:
- the GLTP gene encoding glycolipid transfer protein, translating to MALLAEHLLKPLPADKQIETGPFLEAVSHLPPFFDCLGSPVFTPIKADISGNITKIKAVYDTDPTKFRTLQNILEVEKEMYGAEWPKVGATLALMWLKRGLRFIQVFLQSICDGERDENHPNLIRVNATKAYELALKKYHGWIVQKIFQAALYAAPYKSDFLKALSKGQNVTEEECLEKIRLFLVNYTATIDVIYEMYTKMNAELSYKV from the exons ATGGCGCTGCTAGCCGAGCACCTGCTGAAGCCGCTGCCCGCGGACAAGCAGATCGAGACCGGGCCTTTCCTGGAGGCGGTGTCGCACCTGCCGCCCTTCTTCG ACTGCCTCGGGTCCCCCGTGTTCACTCCTATCAAGGCTGACATCAGTGGCAACATCACG AAAATCAAGGCCGTCTATGACACCGACCCCACCAAGTTCCGCACCCTGCAGAACATCCTGGAGGTGGAGAAGGAGATGTATGGAGCCGAGTGGCCCAAAGTGGGCGCCACACTGGCGCTAATGTGGCTAAAAAG AGGCCTccgtttcatccaggtcttcctgcAGAGCATCTGCGACGGGGAGCGTGACGAGAACCACCCCAACCTCATCCGCGTCAACGCCACCAAGGCCTACGAACTGGCCCTCAAGAAGTACCACGGCTGGATCGTGCAGAAGATCTTCCAG GCAGCGCTGTACGCGGCCCCCTACAAGTCCGACTTCCTGAAGGCGCTGTCCAAGGGGCAGAACGTAACAGAGGAGGAATGCCTGGAGAAGATCCGGCTCTTCCTTGTCAACTACACGGCCACCATCGACGTCATCTACGAGATGTACACCAAGATGAACGCCGAGCTCAGCTACAAGGTGTAA